One Epidermidibacterium keratini DNA segment encodes these proteins:
- a CDS encoding primosomal protein N' has protein sequence MSEPPVDVSPAPAAGGTVASVYVDVPLAHLDQLFDYRIPEEYAEQVTPGIKVRVRFAGRLVDAYVMAVGEQSEHEGKLATIERVVSAQPVLTEETAALFRAVADRWAGMFIDVARLGVPPRNAGAEKTAERECPAYSPPSPAYWDVYSPGFLTALAQRRGVRAVWSALPGEDWPRRLAEAAAATAAAGHGAVLVAPDVKDVARIAAELDDLVGGDGYVELHAGLGPQARYRRFLKCLRGEVRIAVGTRSAVYAPVADLGLIAIWDDGDDLYDEPRAPYPHTRDVAVLRAHRTGSSAIIGASTQSVAATSLVRRGWARPLRAPLTTVRERMPRVIASGDDVFLKSDEAAHTARMPTVAIQAARRAVEADLPVLVQVPRRGYLPSLACLRCHTPARCRHCGGPLALHSADDEFGFCRWCGKSATGWSCVVCGANRFRASIIGARRTAEEIGRMLPGVPVVQSAGDHVKPAIDPGARLVICTPGAEPVVDGGYGAVLLLDGWALLSRAELSAPEEALRRWMNAAALARSNADGGRVVVMAPGAVPTVQALVRWDAPWLAEREYDERAALRFPPTVRMASLVGDPSAIESATGAGLPGSAEILGPVEDPRSPGLERILVRTPLSDGDELARALRVAKATRSAKKASDKLTVKLDPTELL, from the coding sequence ATGAGCGAGCCGCCGGTGGACGTCTCGCCGGCGCCGGCCGCAGGTGGGACGGTCGCGTCGGTGTACGTCGACGTGCCGCTGGCGCACCTGGACCAGCTCTTCGACTACCGCATCCCCGAGGAGTACGCCGAGCAGGTCACGCCCGGGATCAAGGTGCGGGTGCGGTTTGCCGGGCGACTCGTCGATGCCTACGTCATGGCCGTGGGCGAGCAGTCCGAGCACGAGGGCAAGCTCGCCACGATCGAGCGGGTCGTCAGCGCGCAGCCGGTGCTGACCGAGGAGACCGCGGCGCTGTTTCGCGCGGTTGCTGACCGGTGGGCGGGCATGTTCATCGACGTCGCCCGCCTCGGCGTACCCCCGCGCAACGCCGGCGCGGAGAAAACGGCCGAGCGAGAGTGCCCGGCCTACTCGCCGCCGTCGCCGGCGTACTGGGATGTCTACAGCCCAGGCTTTCTCACCGCGCTGGCGCAGCGCAGGGGAGTGCGAGCCGTCTGGTCGGCGCTGCCCGGCGAGGACTGGCCGCGCCGCCTCGCCGAAGCCGCCGCGGCGACCGCGGCAGCGGGGCACGGCGCCGTACTCGTCGCGCCCGACGTCAAGGATGTCGCGCGGATCGCCGCTGAGCTCGATGACCTCGTCGGCGGTGACGGGTACGTCGAGCTGCACGCCGGGCTCGGCCCTCAGGCGCGCTACCGCCGCTTCCTGAAGTGTCTGCGAGGTGAGGTGCGGATCGCGGTCGGGACTCGGTCGGCGGTCTACGCGCCCGTCGCCGACCTCGGGCTGATCGCGATCTGGGACGACGGCGATGACCTCTACGACGAGCCGCGGGCGCCGTACCCGCACACCCGCGATGTCGCGGTGCTGCGTGCGCACCGCACCGGATCGAGCGCGATCATCGGCGCCAGCACGCAGTCGGTGGCGGCGACCTCGCTGGTCCGCCGTGGGTGGGCCCGCCCGCTCCGCGCACCGCTCACCACGGTCCGCGAGCGCATGCCTCGGGTGATCGCCTCTGGTGACGATGTGTTCTTGAAGTCCGACGAGGCGGCCCACACCGCACGTATGCCGACGGTCGCTATCCAGGCGGCCCGCCGAGCGGTCGAGGCCGACCTGCCGGTGCTGGTGCAGGTGCCGCGCCGTGGCTACCTGCCCTCGCTGGCCTGCCTGCGTTGCCACACCCCGGCGCGCTGCCGCCACTGCGGCGGGCCGCTCGCGCTGCACAGCGCCGATGACGAGTTCGGCTTCTGCCGGTGGTGTGGCAAGTCCGCGACCGGCTGGAGCTGCGTGGTCTGCGGCGCCAACCGGTTTCGCGCGTCCATCATCGGGGCGCGGCGCACCGCCGAGGAGATCGGCCGGATGCTGCCCGGCGTACCCGTGGTGCAGTCCGCTGGCGATCACGTCAAGCCGGCGATCGACCCGGGCGCGCGGCTGGTGATCTGCACGCCGGGCGCCGAGCCGGTGGTCGACGGCGGGTACGGCGCCGTACTGCTGCTCGACGGGTGGGCGCTGCTGTCGCGCGCCGAGCTGAGCGCGCCGGAGGAGGCGCTGCGCCGCTGGATGAACGCGGCAGCACTCGCCCGCTCGAACGCCGACGGCGGGCGGGTCGTCGTCATGGCCCCCGGCGCGGTGCCGACGGTGCAGGCGCTGGTGCGCTGGGATGCGCCGTGGCTTGCCGAGCGCGAGTACGACGAACGCGCCGCGTTGCGCTTCCCGCCGACGGTGCGGATGGCCTCGCTCGTGGGCGATCCGTCCGCGATCGAGTCGGCGACCGGCGCCGGGCTCCCGGGCTCAGCGGAGATCCTCGGTCCGGTCGAGGACCCGCGCTCGCCCGGACTGGAGCGCATCCTGGTGCGTACGCCGCTTAGCGACGGCGACGAGCTGGCCCGTGCGCTGCGGGTCGCGAAGGCCACCCGCAGCGCCAAGAAGGCCAGCGACAAGCTGACCGTCAAGCTCGACCCGACCGAGCTGCTGTAA
- the metK gene encoding methionine adenosyltransferase produces MSRRLFTSESVTEGHPDKIADAISDGILDALLREDRDSRVAVETLIMTGQVHVAGEVRTSGYVEIPGIVRETILDIGYDSSSKGFDGSTCGVSVSIGAQSADIAAGVDDSHELRVGGSSDEVSKLGAGDQGLMFGFACNETPELMPLPISLAHAISRRLTEVRKDGTLPYLRPDGKTQVTIEYVDGKPRRLDTVVLSTQHAEDINLETMLAPDIDQYVFAPVLDRYDIDSTDRRMLVNPTGKFVIGGPMGDAGLTGRKIIVDTYGGYARHGGGAFSGKDPSKVDRSAAYATRWVAKNVVAAGLADMCEVQVAYAIGKAEPVGQYVDTFGTENVDPAKIEKAIAEVFDLRPAAIIRDLDLLRPIYRATTAYGHFGREDQDFPWERTDRAADLKSFVGA; encoded by the coding sequence ATGTCTCGTCGTCTGTTCACGTCCGAGTCGGTCACCGAAGGGCACCCCGACAAGATCGCCGACGCCATCAGCGACGGCATCCTTGACGCGCTGCTTCGCGAAGACCGTGACTCTCGGGTGGCCGTCGAGACACTCATCATGACCGGACAGGTGCACGTGGCCGGCGAGGTCCGCACCAGCGGTTACGTCGAGATCCCCGGCATCGTGCGCGAGACGATCCTCGACATCGGCTATGACTCTTCTTCGAAGGGCTTCGACGGCTCGACGTGCGGCGTGTCGGTCTCGATCGGCGCCCAGTCGGCCGATATCGCTGCCGGCGTCGATGACTCGCACGAGCTGCGCGTCGGCGGCAGTTCCGACGAGGTCTCCAAGCTCGGTGCGGGTGATCAGGGCCTGATGTTCGGGTTTGCCTGCAACGAGACCCCCGAGCTCATGCCACTGCCCATCTCGCTGGCCCACGCGATCTCGCGGCGCCTGACCGAGGTGCGCAAGGACGGGACGCTGCCCTACCTGCGCCCGGACGGCAAGACCCAGGTCACCATCGAGTACGTCGACGGCAAGCCGCGCCGGCTGGACACCGTCGTACTGTCCACCCAGCACGCTGAGGACATCAACCTCGAGACGATGCTCGCCCCGGACATCGACCAGTACGTCTTCGCCCCCGTGCTCGATCGCTACGACATCGACTCCACCGACCGGCGGATGCTGGTCAACCCGACCGGCAAGTTCGTGATCGGCGGCCCGATGGGCGATGCCGGGCTCACCGGCCGCAAGATCATCGTCGACACCTACGGCGGCTATGCGCGCCACGGCGGCGGCGCGTTCTCGGGCAAGGACCCCTCCAAGGTCGACCGTTCGGCGGCGTACGCCACCCGGTGGGTCGCTAAGAACGTCGTCGCGGCCGGGCTCGCGGACATGTGCGAAGTGCAGGTCGCCTACGCGATCGGCAAGGCCGAGCCGGTCGGACAGTACGTCGACACCTTCGGCACCGAAAACGTCGACCCGGCCAAGATCGAGAAGGCGATCGCGGAGGTCTTCGACCTGCGTCCCGCCGCCATCATCCGCGATCTCGACCTGCTGCGCCCCATCTACCGCGCCACCACCGCCTACGGGCACTTCGGGCGCGAAGACCAGGACTTCCCGTGGGAGCGCACCGACCGCGCCGCCGACCTGAAGTCGTTCGTCGGCGCCTAG
- the coaBC gene encoding bifunctional phosphopantothenoylcysteine decarboxylase/phosphopantothenate--cysteine ligase CoaBC encodes MATGDKPRVVLGVSGGIAAYKSCDVLRSLTETGHHVDVVPTESALRFVGSATFEALSGNPVTDGVFSDVPSVRHVRLGQQADLVLVVPATADLMARMAHGNADDLLTATLLTAHCPVAIAPAMHTEMWEHAATRANVATLRERGVTVIGPAIGRLTGKDTGPGRLAEPNEIADLARLLIERPNALPADLDGLNVVVTAGGTRESLDPVRFLTNRSSGKQGYAIARVAAARGANVTMIAANVDFPEPAGAQVVRVSSADQLAEAVRREMGAADVIVMAAAVSDFRPAAYSEAKIKKSELEPDAIELTKNPDILVGLVTSRAQGDIPADCTIVGFAAETGDKQHSVEEYGRAKMARKGADMMVVNSVGDGGAFESDHNSGWILDAVGADEPIEHGSKYALAAQLWDHIGTRRSAR; translated from the coding sequence GTGGCCACCGGCGACAAGCCGCGCGTCGTACTCGGCGTGTCAGGCGGAATCGCGGCGTACAAGTCGTGTGACGTGCTGCGCTCGTTGACCGAGACCGGTCATCACGTCGACGTCGTACCGACCGAGTCCGCGCTGCGATTTGTCGGTAGTGCCACCTTCGAGGCACTGAGCGGAAACCCCGTCACCGACGGGGTTTTCAGCGACGTCCCCAGCGTTCGGCACGTGCGACTCGGCCAGCAAGCCGACCTCGTCCTCGTCGTCCCCGCCACCGCCGACCTCATGGCGCGGATGGCCCACGGCAACGCCGACGACCTGCTCACCGCCACGCTGCTGACCGCCCACTGTCCGGTCGCGATTGCCCCGGCGATGCACACCGAGATGTGGGAGCACGCGGCCACCCGCGCCAACGTCGCCACCCTGCGCGAGCGTGGAGTGACCGTCATCGGTCCGGCAATCGGCCGGCTCACCGGCAAGGACACCGGCCCGGGCCGGCTCGCCGAGCCCAACGAGATCGCCGACCTCGCCCGACTGCTGATCGAGCGGCCGAACGCCCTGCCGGCAGACCTCGACGGACTCAACGTCGTCGTCACTGCCGGGGGCACTCGCGAGTCGCTGGATCCCGTGCGCTTCTTGACCAACCGATCCTCTGGCAAGCAGGGCTACGCCATCGCCCGGGTGGCCGCTGCGCGCGGCGCCAACGTCACGATGATCGCCGCCAACGTCGACTTCCCAGAACCGGCCGGTGCGCAGGTCGTGCGGGTCAGCTCTGCCGACCAGCTCGCAGAGGCAGTACGCCGGGAGATGGGCGCGGCCGACGTGATTGTGATGGCGGCGGCGGTCTCGGACTTCCGGCCGGCGGCGTACTCCGAGGCGAAGATCAAGAAGTCCGAGCTCGAGCCCGACGCGATCGAGCTCACCAAGAACCCCGACATCCTCGTCGGGCTGGTGACCTCGCGCGCGCAGGGTGACATCCCAGCCGACTGCACGATCGTCGGATTCGCCGCGGAGACCGGCGACAAGCAGCACAGCGTCGAGGAGTACGGGCGCGCGAAGATGGCGCGCAAGGGCGCGGACATGATGGTCGTCAACTCGGTCGGTGACGGCGGCGCGTTCGAATCCGACCACAACTCCGGCTGGATCCTCGATGCCGTGGGCGCCGACGAGCCCATCGAGCACGGCTCGAAATATGCCCTGGCCGCCCAGTTGTGGGACCACATCGGGACGCGTCGCTCCGCTCGCTAG
- the rpoZ gene encoding DNA-directed RNA polymerase subunit omega: protein MSGVAPTPEGITNPPIDELLTHTSSKYALVIYAAKRARQINAYYGQLAEGLLEHVGPLVETAAQEKPLSIALREINDGLLTAEPAS from the coding sequence GTGTCCGGAGTCGCTCCCACGCCTGAAGGCATCACCAACCCGCCGATCGACGAGCTGCTGACGCACACCTCGTCGAAGTACGCGCTGGTGATCTACGCCGCCAAGCGCGCCCGCCAGATCAACGCCTACTACGGCCAGCTCGCCGAGGGCCTGCTTGAGCACGTCGGCCCGCTCGTCGAGACCGCCGCGCAGGAGAAGCCGCTGTCGATCGCGCTGCGCGAGATCAACGACGGCCTGCTGACCGCCGAGCCCGCCTCCTAA